In a genomic window of Streptomyces noursei ATCC 11455:
- the epsC gene encoding serine O-acetyltransferase EpsC, with amino-acid sequence MLQSKPDRKPGAAAVPFGSRRTGNGPLSRMLEDIDTTLARDPSIASRAEAVFHSTLPAVWIYRVAHHLYARRHRIAARVLTSSARVLTGVEIHPGARIGRRLFIDHGTGVVIGETAVLGDDVTIYQQVTLGAVGWWRDKLRPSGDRRHPQVGDRVTLGVNATVLGPLAIGDDALIGAHALVLDDVAPGRRIMGEPTVARQRKKADISRADNSA; translated from the coding sequence ATGCTCCAGTCGAAGCCCGACCGGAAACCGGGAGCGGCCGCAGTGCCGTTCGGCAGCCGGCGCACCGGGAACGGTCCGCTGTCGCGGATGCTCGAAGACATCGACACGACGCTGGCCCGCGACCCCTCGATCGCCTCCCGGGCGGAGGCGGTGTTCCACTCCACGCTTCCCGCGGTGTGGATCTATCGCGTCGCGCACCACCTGTACGCCCGGCGTCACCGGATCGCCGCGCGCGTACTGACCAGCTCCGCACGGGTGCTGACCGGCGTCGAGATCCACCCGGGGGCGAGGATCGGCCGGCGGCTGTTCATCGACCACGGCACCGGCGTGGTGATCGGCGAGACCGCCGTGCTGGGCGACGACGTCACCATCTACCAGCAGGTCACGCTGGGTGCTGTGGGGTGGTGGCGAGACAAGCTGCGGCCCAGCGGGGACCGGCGCCACCCGCAGGTCGGCGACCGCGTCACGCTCGGCGTGAACGCCACCGTGCTCGGGCCCCTGGCCATCGGTGACGACGCTCTGATCGGTGCGCACGCCCTGGTGCTCGACGATGTGGCGCCCGGCCGCCGCATCATGGGCGAGCCCACTGTCGCCCGTCAACGAAAGAAGGCGGATATCTCCCGGGCGGACAACAGCGCCTGA
- a CDS encoding pyridoxal-phosphate dependent enzyme, giving the protein MATQPPQIELSVTEPLDAAVDETTALAQYPGLREFRATLGGTPLVEVPGPPGGAKIMAKYELRNPSGSAKDRPGYSMLCRAINEHTDKEGPLKVVDCSGGNMARALTGLSKITGIPVRAVMPDSVPQSLLTHLSEGGCAIDLVPASEFPLAIMRRASEIAADDPSWTLLAQHRNMANVAAHQFFTGREIVGQLDGAHPAAVVAAVGSGGMLAGVARALRGIAPGLSVIGVTPAELPYGTPEPPNAKPKFAGAGGMTYGMRQPFVEKLLPEFESAQVSHPEALRAMYDFWKETGTRIGSSAGASWLIAREKAKNLGPDDIVVTVFADSGSKEDWEKAESMGN; this is encoded by the coding sequence ATGGCGACACAACCGCCTCAGATCGAACTCTCCGTAACCGAGCCGCTGGATGCGGCAGTCGACGAGACCACGGCGCTCGCCCAATATCCGGGGCTGCGCGAATTCCGGGCCACCCTGGGCGGTACACCGCTCGTCGAGGTGCCCGGTCCGCCCGGCGGGGCGAAGATCATGGCCAAGTACGAGCTCCGGAACCCGTCCGGCTCTGCCAAGGACCGTCCCGGGTACTCCATGCTCTGCCGCGCCATCAACGAACACACGGACAAAGAGGGCCCGTTAAAGGTCGTGGACTGCTCGGGCGGCAACATGGCCCGCGCGCTGACGGGACTGAGCAAGATCACGGGAATCCCCGTACGGGCCGTGATGCCGGATTCGGTGCCCCAGAGCCTGCTGACCCATCTCTCCGAGGGGGGATGCGCCATCGACCTGGTGCCGGCGTCCGAGTTCCCGCTCGCCATCATGCGGCGCGCCTCGGAGATCGCGGCGGACGACCCGAGCTGGACGCTGCTGGCGCAGCACCGGAACATGGCGAATGTCGCCGCGCACCAGTTCTTCACCGGCCGGGAGATCGTGGGCCAGCTCGACGGTGCCCACCCCGCTGCCGTGGTGGCGGCGGTGGGCAGCGGCGGCATGCTCGCCGGCGTGGCGCGGGCGCTGCGGGGCATCGCCCCCGGCCTGTCTGTCATCGGCGTGACCCCCGCCGAGCTTCCGTACGGGACACCCGAACCCCCCAACGCCAAACCGAAGTTCGCCGGCGCCGGCGGGATGACCTACGGGATGCGCCAGCCGTTCGTGGAAAAGCTGCTCCCGGAGTTCGAGAGCGCGCAGGTCTCGCACCCCGAAGCGCTCCGGGCGATGTACGACTTCTGGAAGGAAACCGGCACCAGGATCGGCTCCTCGGCCGGCGCCAGCTGGCTGATCGCGCGCGAGAAGGCGAAGAACCTCGGCCCCGACGACATCGTGGTCACGGTCTTCGCGGACTCCGGCTCGAAGGAAGACTGGGAGAAGGCCGAAAGCATGGGGAACTGA
- a CDS encoding MFS transporter translates to MRKWLPLVATCLGTFMLLVYSTIVTVALPSMAHDLHASFGSLQWIVDVYTLALAGLLLGMGSLGDNLGRKRLYLAGLGIFGVSTLVCGLAGNVAVLIAARAVQGLAGAAMFSTLLPLIGLTYTGRDKGVAFAIWGAVAGAAAGIGNVAGGILTQFLSWQWIFFGGVPVCVLTVALSAAVLIDDASTSTRIDYLGICTFTLAAIGITFGIIRGGEQGWGATSAVLGFVVGVLMLIAFILVERASSNPMISLSLFRKREFNGTLVAAMGYYLAGFGSLPVMSIWLQDSVGLTSLPTALVITVQPVAFFTTSAVVGSALHRLPSYVTLGGGTVAVGVGNVLMLTVDAGSSWAALVPGLVITGIGAGIVSPVLPAIAMSAAPASQSGVASAAANCARQLGLALGIAVLGSVFHQFSSGKGRVDLHAEYASGLSAVFVVAAVVGLGSGLLALWLLKARRPADQPA, encoded by the coding sequence ATGCGCAAATGGCTGCCGTTGGTCGCCACCTGCTTGGGAACGTTCATGCTGCTCGTCTACTCGACGATCGTGACGGTGGCGCTCCCCAGCATGGCCCACGACCTGCACGCGAGCTTCGGCTCCCTGCAGTGGATCGTCGATGTCTATACCCTCGCCCTCGCAGGGCTGCTGCTCGGCATGGGATCGCTCGGCGACAACCTGGGGCGCAAACGCCTCTACCTGGCCGGCCTGGGGATCTTCGGCGTCTCCACGCTCGTCTGCGGATTAGCCGGCAATGTCGCCGTACTGATCGCTGCGCGGGCGGTACAGGGCCTGGCCGGTGCCGCGATGTTCTCGACCCTGCTGCCCCTGATCGGACTCACCTACACCGGACGCGACAAGGGCGTGGCCTTCGCGATCTGGGGTGCGGTCGCCGGTGCCGCCGCCGGTATCGGCAATGTCGCGGGCGGCATCCTGACGCAGTTCCTGTCCTGGCAGTGGATCTTCTTCGGCGGGGTGCCGGTCTGCGTGCTCACGGTGGCGCTGTCCGCCGCGGTGCTGATCGACGACGCCAGTACCTCGACCCGCATCGACTACCTGGGCATCTGCACCTTCACCCTCGCGGCGATCGGCATCACCTTCGGTATCATCCGCGGCGGCGAGCAGGGGTGGGGGGCCACCTCCGCGGTGCTCGGCTTCGTCGTCGGCGTACTGATGCTCATCGCGTTCATCCTGGTCGAGCGGGCCAGCAGCAACCCGATGATCTCGCTTTCCCTGTTCCGCAAGCGGGAGTTCAACGGAACGCTGGTCGCAGCCATGGGGTACTACCTCGCCGGCTTCGGTTCGCTGCCAGTCATGTCGATCTGGCTGCAGGACAGCGTGGGGCTCACCTCACTGCCCACGGCTCTGGTCATCACGGTGCAGCCGGTGGCGTTCTTCACCACCTCCGCCGTGGTCGGCAGCGCACTGCACCGGCTTCCCTCATACGTGACACTCGGCGGCGGCACGGTGGCCGTGGGCGTGGGCAACGTCCTCATGCTGACGGTCGATGCCGGCTCGTCCTGGGCAGCGCTGGTACCGGGACTGGTCATCACCGGTATCGGCGCGGGCATCGTCTCCCCCGTGCTTCCCGCCATCGCCATGTCTGCCGCGCCCGCGTCACAGAGCGGGGTCGCCTCCGCCGCGGCCAACTGTGCACGCCAGCTCGGCCTGGCGCTGGGCATCGCCGTACTCGGCTCCGTATTCCACCAGTTCTCGTCCGGCAAGGGCCGCGTCGACCTGCATGCGGAGTACGCGAGCGGGCTGTCCGCGGTATTCGTGGTCGCGGCCGTCGTCGGGCTGGGGAGCGGGTTGCTGGCGCTCTGGCTGCTCAAAGCCCGGCGACCCGCCGACCAGCCGGCATAG
- a CDS encoding CGNR zinc finger domain-containing protein, translating into MQQNPYGEDPVRLILDLAAAPPRSPGEFAERCVAAGMAIDRAVGDEDLAEILEFIPRWLAVVDADTPERRAALLNELLTTSSAYPRLTDHADGGWHIHYRADGLGLAGVVRAVVSVGTALHLTSRGMDRLGRCALAECGRAYGDFTRGGRQRYCCHTCANRDAVRRFRTRQAGTEPVRPAARG; encoded by the coding sequence ATGCAACAGAACCCTTACGGGGAGGATCCCGTACGGCTCATCCTGGACCTCGCCGCCGCGCCACCGCGTTCCCCCGGGGAATTCGCCGAACGCTGCGTCGCGGCGGGCATGGCGATCGACCGGGCGGTGGGCGACGAAGACCTGGCGGAGATCCTGGAGTTCATCCCGCGCTGGCTCGCGGTGGTCGACGCCGATACCCCCGAGCGGCGCGCCGCGCTGCTCAACGAACTGCTGACGACCTCGTCCGCGTACCCGCGGCTGACCGACCACGCCGACGGCGGCTGGCACATCCACTACCGTGCCGATGGCCTGGGCCTGGCGGGGGTGGTGCGGGCAGTGGTCAGTGTGGGCACCGCTCTGCACCTGACCAGCCGCGGCATGGACCGCCTCGGCCGCTGTGCGCTGGCCGAGTGCGGCCGGGCGTACGGCGACTTCACACGGGGCGGCCGACAGCGCTACTGCTGCCACACCTGCGCGAACCGCGACGCCGTACGTCGCTTCCGCACCCGGCAGGCCGGCACAGAACCCGTGAGGCCGGCGGCGAGGGGGTGA
- a CDS encoding type I polyketide synthase, translated as MTLRDDDPTTDPAATDIAVVGMAGRFPGAEDIDAYWRNLRDGVESITRLEEADLLAEGIERAEFERPEYVPAAPLLDGVDLFDARFFGFSAREAALLDPQQRLFLECAWHALEHAGIDPAAVRSGGVFAGANMPAYLMSNLLGGRRIVLDSAVFELQIHNDKDYLATRAAHQLGFTGPALSVQTACSTSLVAVHEAAQSLRTGACDVALAGGVCVRVPHRVGYRYERGLIYSPDGHCRPFDAEARGTVFGSGVGVVVLKRLTDAVADGDRVLAVLKGSAVNNDGSDKVSYTSPGVTGQERVVLQALRAGGVDARTVTAVEAHGTATPIGDPIEINALTRAHRHFTEDTGYCAIGSVKSNIGHLESAAGIASLIKAVLQLQHRELAPSLHFRTPNPRIDFDATPFRVNDQRVAWNPGDVPRRIGVSSFGIGGTNAHVILEEAPTACPAPELVSAAPRPQLLLLSAKTPQALEAATDRLAGRLAGPDAPAVADAAYTLQTGRRPMRHRRAVLVPPDPARAASLLGGTDPDRARQGDAGTGRPRTVFLFPGQGTQFPAMGHGLYTADPGFAADIDRSAQLLRADLGLDLREVLYGTAADAERLTSTEVAQPALFATEYALARLLLRWGVEPDDMVGHSVGEFTAACLAGVLPLEDALRLVALRGRLMGEQPPGVMLSVEASEETLVPLLPAGVSVAAVNAPALCVAAGPEEGVAALERELAGTGVATRRLHTSHAFHSAMMDPVVGPLTGAVRGAALAPCERPFVSGVTGQPITPEQAMDPAYWGGHARRPVRFADAVRTAAAKGRTVLVEVGPGTALSTLSRAALAGRRGISTVRTMRRPGEAGDDMETLLRGVGDLWLAGGEVRWPALHDGPRQRATLPGYPFQRERHWIGPSGRQGAGTADLPVEAGDTRPVAPVPKAAAEERSTRPAGLRSGYTAPRDETEKRIVALWEESLGFEGIGVHDDFFELGGHSLLGTQLANRIQEALGVTVSLRELLSHPTPAKLTAVVTDAEATPATGPAESP; from the coding sequence ATGACCCTGCGCGACGACGACCCCACCACGGACCCGGCTGCCACCGACATCGCCGTCGTCGGGATGGCGGGCCGCTTCCCCGGCGCCGAGGACATCGACGCCTACTGGCGCAATCTGCGGGACGGCGTCGAGTCCATCACGCGGCTGGAAGAAGCGGACCTGCTCGCCGAGGGCATCGAGCGGGCCGAGTTCGAACGGCCGGAGTACGTGCCGGCCGCCCCGCTCCTGGACGGTGTGGACCTCTTCGACGCGCGGTTCTTCGGCTTCAGCGCGCGGGAGGCGGCCCTCCTGGACCCGCAGCAGCGCCTGTTCCTGGAGTGCGCCTGGCACGCCCTGGAACATGCCGGTATCGACCCGGCGGCGGTGCGTTCCGGCGGGGTTTTCGCGGGCGCCAACATGCCCGCGTACCTGATGTCAAACCTGCTGGGCGGCCGGCGGATCGTGCTCGACTCGGCCGTCTTCGAGCTGCAGATCCACAACGACAAGGATTACCTCGCGACCCGCGCCGCCCATCAACTCGGTTTCACCGGACCCGCGCTGTCGGTGCAGACGGCCTGTTCCACGTCGCTGGTCGCGGTGCACGAAGCGGCGCAGTCGCTGCGCACCGGGGCATGCGATGTCGCGCTCGCCGGCGGCGTGTGCGTACGGGTGCCGCACCGGGTGGGATACCGCTACGAGCGCGGTCTGATCTACTCGCCGGACGGGCACTGCCGCCCCTTCGACGCCGAGGCCCGGGGCACCGTCTTCGGCAGCGGCGTCGGCGTGGTCGTACTGAAGCGGCTCACGGACGCGGTGGCCGACGGCGACCGGGTGCTGGCTGTACTCAAGGGCTCCGCGGTCAACAACGACGGCTCCGACAAGGTCAGTTACACCTCGCCCGGCGTCACGGGACAGGAGCGGGTGGTTCTACAGGCGCTGCGTGCGGGCGGGGTGGACGCCCGGACCGTCACCGCCGTCGAGGCGCACGGCACCGCCACCCCCATCGGCGACCCCATCGAGATCAACGCGCTGACCCGCGCCCACCGGCACTTCACCGAGGACACCGGCTACTGCGCCATCGGCTCAGTGAAGTCCAACATCGGGCACCTGGAGTCCGCGGCCGGCATCGCGAGTCTGATCAAGGCCGTACTGCAGCTGCAGCACCGGGAGTTGGCTCCCAGCCTCCACTTCCGTACGCCCAACCCGCGAATCGACTTCGATGCGACGCCGTTCCGGGTGAACGACCAACGGGTTGCCTGGAATCCGGGTGACGTCCCGCGCCGCATCGGTGTCAGCTCCTTCGGTATCGGTGGCACCAACGCCCACGTGATCCTCGAAGAGGCTCCGACCGCATGCCCGGCTCCCGAGCTAGTGTCCGCCGCTCCCCGGCCGCAGCTCCTCCTGCTGTCGGCCAAGACGCCGCAGGCGCTGGAGGCCGCGACGGACCGGCTGGCTGGGCGGTTGGCCGGGCCGGACGCCCCCGCGGTCGCCGACGCCGCGTACACCCTGCAGACCGGCAGGCGGCCGATGCGCCACCGCCGCGCGGTCCTCGTCCCCCCCGACCCGGCGCGCGCGGCATCGCTGCTTGGTGGCACAGACCCCGACCGCGCACGCCAGGGCGACGCGGGCACCGGTCGGCCGCGTACGGTCTTCCTGTTCCCCGGCCAGGGCACACAGTTCCCCGCGATGGGCCACGGCCTCTACACGGCGGATCCGGGCTTCGCCGCCGACATCGACCGCTCGGCCCAGCTGCTGCGCGCCGATCTCGGCCTCGACCTTCGCGAGGTGTTGTACGGCACGGCCGCCGATGCCGAGCGGCTCACTTCGACGGAGGTGGCACAGCCGGCGCTGTTCGCCACCGAATACGCGCTGGCGCGGCTGCTGCTGCGCTGGGGTGTGGAGCCCGATGACATGGTGGGCCACAGCGTCGGCGAGTTCACTGCCGCCTGCCTGGCCGGGGTGCTGCCGCTGGAGGACGCGCTGCGCCTGGTCGCGCTGCGCGGCCGGCTGATGGGCGAGCAACCCCCGGGGGTGATGCTGTCGGTCGAGGCGTCCGAGGAGACGCTCGTACCGCTGCTGCCGGCAGGAGTGTCCGTCGCTGCGGTCAATGCCCCGGCCCTGTGCGTGGCCGCCGGTCCCGAGGAGGGCGTGGCCGCACTGGAACGTGAACTGGCCGGCACCGGGGTGGCGACGCGGCGTCTGCACACCTCGCACGCCTTCCACTCGGCGATGATGGACCCGGTGGTCGGCCCGCTGACCGGGGCGGTACGCGGCGCTGCCCTCGCTCCGTGCGAGCGGCCGTTCGTCTCGGGAGTGACCGGGCAGCCGATCACCCCCGAGCAGGCCATGGACCCGGCGTACTGGGGCGGCCACGCCCGTCGGCCGGTGCGCTTCGCCGACGCGGTCCGTACGGCGGCGGCCAAGGGCCGTACCGTGCTGGTCGAGGTTGGGCCCGGCACCGCGTTGTCCACGCTGTCCAGGGCGGCCCTGGCCGGTCGCCGGGGGATCTCCACCGTCCGGACGATGCGCCGCCCCGGTGAGGCGGGCGACGACATGGAGACGCTGCTGCGCGGGGTCGGGGACCTGTGGCTGGCGGGCGGCGAGGTGCGCTGGCCCGCACTGCACGACGGACCACGGCAGCGGGCCACGCTGCCCGGCTACCCGTTCCAGCGGGAGCGCCATTGGATCGGGCCGAGCGGGAGGCAGGGCGCCGGGACGGCCGACTTGCCCGTGGAAGCCGGCGACACACGGCCCGTGGCCCCGGTGCCCAAGGCAGCCGCCGAGGAGCGCTCGACACGGCCCGCCGGACTGCGGTCCGGCTACACCGCCCCGCGCGACGAGACCGAGAAACGGATCGTGGCGCTGTGGGAGGAGTCCCTCGGGTTCGAGGGCATCGGGGTCCACGACGACTTCTTCGAGCTGGGCGGGCACTCCCTGCTCGGCACCCAGTTGGCGAACCGGATACAGGAGGCGCTGGGGGTGACGGTGTCCCTGCGGGAGCTGTTGTCCCATCCGACGCCCGCGAAGCTCACTGCGGTCGTCACGGACGCCGAGGCGACCCCGGCGACCGGACCGGCCGAGTCGCCGTAG
- a CDS encoding FAD-dependent oxidoreductase: MSDYNQHYDLIVIGGGPIGLSTAWQAARRGGRKVLVLERYGFMNERGGTSGAERHWRLQYTERDIFALTLEALPMWRELESLTGRKLLHEVGSLWFGDTEVKTNEGQISGTARAMDEMDVPYEWLTAAEIERRYGFTSLPGHYEGFLQRDGGAIDVRGTIGAVFQLSQQHGAVLRGNERVLEVNPDSGGVTVRTEERTYRSDKVVITNGAHANDLLGAWGSKLDVGLYELPLVTLNQRRADPGRPFWFAFQQPTDEDTNLFYGFPPNPWSASDDIRLGPVFEVDALNHADEAKGIPAARPVERVTDWATAHMPWADPRPTELSTCLAMLPKDPARQFFLGDAGALVNGGENVVVSVAGWGFKFTPLWGKICADLALDGTTAYDIGRHALTPAGPSGIVA, translated from the coding sequence ATGAGCGACTACAACCAGCACTACGACCTCATCGTGATAGGCGGCGGGCCGATCGGCCTGTCCACGGCCTGGCAGGCGGCCCGGCGCGGCGGCCGCAAGGTACTCGTCCTGGAGCGGTACGGCTTCATGAACGAGCGGGGCGGGACGAGCGGCGCCGAGCGGCACTGGCGGCTCCAGTACACCGAGCGGGACATCTTCGCGCTGACCCTTGAGGCCCTGCCGATGTGGCGGGAGCTGGAGTCGCTGACCGGCCGCAAGCTCCTCCATGAGGTGGGCAGCCTGTGGTTCGGCGACACCGAGGTGAAGACCAACGAGGGCCAGATCTCCGGGACCGCACGTGCCATGGACGAGATGGACGTGCCCTACGAGTGGCTGACCGCCGCGGAGATCGAGCGCCGCTACGGCTTCACCAGCCTCCCGGGCCACTACGAGGGCTTCCTCCAGCGGGACGGCGGCGCCATCGACGTACGCGGCACGATCGGCGCGGTCTTCCAGCTCTCCCAGCAGCACGGGGCGGTGCTGCGCGGCAACGAGCGGGTGCTGGAGGTCAACCCGGATTCCGGCGGCGTCACCGTCCGGACGGAGGAGCGCACCTACCGCTCGGACAAGGTCGTGATCACTAACGGTGCCCACGCCAACGACCTTCTGGGAGCGTGGGGTTCAAAGCTGGACGTTGGTCTGTACGAGCTGCCGCTGGTCACCCTCAACCAGCGCCGGGCCGATCCCGGACGGCCGTTCTGGTTCGCCTTCCAGCAACCCACGGACGAGGACACCAACCTGTTCTACGGTTTCCCGCCCAACCCGTGGTCGGCCAGCGACGACATCCGGCTCGGCCCGGTCTTCGAGGTCGACGCGCTGAACCACGCCGACGAAGCGAAGGGCATACCGGCCGCACGGCCGGTGGAGCGGGTGACCGACTGGGCCACCGCGCACATGCCCTGGGCCGACCCGCGGCCGACGGAGTTGTCCACCTGCCTGGCGATGCTGCCCAAGGACCCCGCCCGGCAGTTCTTCCTCGGTGACGCCGGCGCGCTCGTGAACGGCGGCGAGAACGTCGTGGTGTCCGTGGCCGGCTGGGGCTTCAAGTTCACCCCGCTGTGGGGGAAGATCTGCGCCGATCTCGCCCTCGACGGGACCACCGCGTACGACATCGGCCGGCACGCTCTCACCCCCGCCGGACCGTCCGGGATCGTGGCATGA
- a CDS encoding thioesterase II family protein, producing the protein MYLGRTTPLIKYAAGASPPRHQLVCFPYAGGGASFYRRWRDELPSDIDLLAVQYPGREERIDDPLIDDMDELAGLLAAELAPALDLPFTFFGHSMGAAVGYEIARRWEESGYPTPDRLIVSSQFAPPRIHAGDLLRHDDEGVLDELVRLGGVPRGVSENPELVRMIVSVVRNDYQVLESCRFGADTPALDLPVTAFCGADDPAVTPRDVREWAAFTRAGFTDRIFDGGHFYPRERLTETVAAVSELLALPAR; encoded by the coding sequence ATGTATCTGGGGCGCACGACCCCGCTGATCAAGTACGCCGCCGGTGCCTCACCGCCCCGCCACCAGCTCGTCTGCTTCCCGTACGCCGGCGGAGGCGCCTCCTTCTACCGCCGCTGGCGAGACGAACTCCCCTCGGATATCGACCTGTTGGCGGTGCAGTACCCCGGTCGTGAGGAGCGCATCGACGATCCGCTCATCGACGACATGGACGAGCTCGCCGGTCTTCTCGCCGCCGAGCTCGCCCCGGCGCTGGACCTGCCGTTCACGTTCTTCGGCCACAGCATGGGGGCCGCCGTCGGGTACGAGATCGCCCGCCGGTGGGAGGAGTCGGGCTACCCGACGCCGGACCGGCTGATCGTCTCCAGCCAGTTCGCCCCGCCTCGGATCCACGCCGGTGACCTTCTGCGGCACGACGACGAGGGTGTCCTCGACGAGCTCGTCCGGCTCGGCGGCGTCCCCAGGGGCGTGTCCGAGAACCCGGAGCTGGTGCGGATGATCGTGTCGGTCGTGCGCAACGACTACCAGGTGCTGGAGTCCTGCCGGTTCGGTGCCGACACCCCGGCGCTGGACCTGCCCGTCACCGCGTTCTGCGGTGCGGACGACCCGGCGGTGACACCGCGGGACGTGCGCGAATGGGCGGCCTTCACCCGGGCCGGCTTCACGGACCGGATTTTCGACGGCGGGCACTTCTACCCCCGCGAACGGCTCACCGAGACGGTAGCCGCGGTCTCCGAGCTGCTCGCGTTGCCGGCCCGCTGA
- a CDS encoding (2,3-dihydroxybenzoyl)adenylate synthase, which yields MTAPVSERAALDTEVIALAADRAAAYRDAGLWRQELVSDLVLDRCRAQPDRCALVDGDRRMTYAELARAVHEAAGRLRTQGIAPGDRVCVQLPNCLEYVVLVLALLHVGAPPVLILPAFREHELNHIVSVTRPVALAVDAGTRRAGLLGLARTLRDRHPGLRHLLIRGAGQLAEGETDLARLCRPEPGSTAPDTRRTDADASGATPGDAAVFLLSGGTTGLPKAIPRSHEGYGYMIRTAVGIAGITSESVNLAVMPAAHGFVMNCPGVLGTLIAGGRVVLANPNSPRSAFELIERERVTHCTLVPTLMLQWLAAAPESGADLSSLEVIQVGGARPGAEAAARVRTELGATLQQCYGMSEGLLCFTRLDDPDDVVHTTQGRPASAADEFRVVDADGKPVAEGDMGELLTRGPYTVAGYYRNPEATAAAFTPDGFYRTGDLVRLDSGGNVVLEGRVRDSINRGGEKISAEELESIAQRHPRIVQAAGVAMPHELYGEVVCLYAVLDGEGTVGLRELRRFLEQQGLAGFKFPERLEVVDALPLTGIGKIDKKALREDIAGRLASEAH from the coding sequence ATGACGGCGCCGGTCAGCGAGCGCGCCGCGCTGGACACGGAGGTGATCGCCCTCGCCGCCGACCGCGCCGCGGCCTACCGCGACGCCGGGCTGTGGCGGCAGGAGCTGGTCAGCGACCTCGTGCTCGACCGGTGCCGGGCCCAGCCCGATCGCTGCGCCCTCGTCGACGGTGACCGCCGGATGACCTACGCGGAACTGGCGCGGGCGGTGCACGAGGCGGCCGGCCGACTGCGCACCCAGGGCATCGCCCCCGGCGACCGGGTCTGCGTACAGCTGCCCAACTGCCTGGAGTATGTCGTCCTGGTGCTGGCGCTGCTGCATGTGGGGGCGCCGCCGGTGCTGATCCTTCCGGCGTTCCGGGAACACGAGCTGAACCACATCGTGTCCGTCACCCGGCCCGTCGCCCTGGCCGTGGACGCCGGAACCCGCCGCGCAGGTCTGCTCGGGCTGGCCCGCACGCTGCGGGACCGGCACCCCGGCCTGCGCCATCTCCTCATACGGGGAGCGGGGCAACTCGCCGAGGGCGAGACGGATCTGGCGCGGCTGTGCCGACCCGAGCCCGGCAGCACCGCGCCGGACACCCGTCGTACCGACGCGGACGCATCCGGTGCCACTCCCGGGGATGCCGCCGTCTTCCTGCTCTCCGGCGGCACCACCGGGCTGCCGAAGGCGATCCCGCGGTCCCACGAGGGCTACGGCTACATGATCCGTACCGCTGTCGGCATCGCGGGAATCACTTCGGAGTCGGTCAACCTTGCGGTCATGCCCGCCGCCCACGGCTTCGTGATGAACTGCCCGGGGGTGCTCGGCACGCTGATCGCGGGCGGCCGGGTTGTGCTCGCGAACCCCAACAGTCCTCGCTCCGCCTTCGAGTTGATCGAGCGGGAGCGGGTGACCCACTGCACCCTCGTCCCGACCCTGATGCTTCAGTGGCTGGCCGCCGCGCCGGAGTCCGGGGCCGATCTGAGCAGCCTGGAGGTGATCCAGGTCGGCGGCGCCCGGCCCGGCGCCGAAGCGGCCGCCCGGGTCCGCACCGAGCTGGGCGCCACGCTCCAGCAGTGCTACGGCATGAGCGAGGGACTGCTGTGCTTCACTCGCCTCGACGACCCTGACGACGTCGTCCACACCACTCAGGGCAGACCGGCCAGTGCGGCGGACGAGTTCCGGGTCGTCGACGCCGACGGCAAGCCGGTGGCCGAAGGCGATATGGGTGAGCTGCTGACCCGCGGCCCCTATACCGTCGCCGGCTACTACCGCAATCCCGAGGCCACCGCCGCGGCGTTCACACCCGACGGCTTCTACCGGACCGGCGACTTGGTGCGCTTGGACAGCGGCGGCAACGTCGTCCTGGAGGGCCGGGTACGGGACTCCATCAACCGCGGCGGCGAGAAGATCTCCGCGGAGGAACTGGAGTCCATCGCCCAGCGCCACCCGCGGATCGTCCAGGCGGCCGGTGTCGCCATGCCGCACGAACTCTACGGCGAGGTGGTGTGCCTGTACGCCGTCCTCGACGGCGAGGGCACGGTCGGGCTGCGGGAGCTGCGCCGGTTCCTGGAACAGCAAGGCCTGGCCGGCTTCAAGTTTCCCGAGCGGCTGGAAGTCGTGGACGCCCTGCCGCTGACCGGCATCGGGAAGATCGACAAGAAGGCTCTGCGGGAGGACATCGCCGGCCGACTCGCCTCTGAAGCGCACTAA
- a CDS encoding acyl carrier protein, with amino-acid sequence MHETADLLSAVTATLVEIGLDETELAEATTDWKLRAELGLSSVETTELQLALKQRFGVTVDLWDQDDYTLGQLAELVGEQRSGS; translated from the coding sequence ATGCATGAGACGGCCGACCTGCTTAGCGCGGTGACCGCCACGCTGGTCGAAATAGGCCTTGACGAAACGGAGTTGGCGGAGGCCACCACGGACTGGAAGCTCCGTGCCGAGCTCGGGCTCAGCTCGGTGGAGACCACCGAGCTGCAGCTCGCGCTCAAGCAGCGGTTCGGTGTGACGGTCGACCTGTGGGACCAGGACGACTACACGCTGGGCCAGCTGGCCGAGCTCGTCGGCGAGCAGCGGAGCGGGTCATGA